CCTAATGCTCctatgaagttttttttttttcgcctGGCTTTTAATTTGGACCGCCCAAAATGTTGATCCGTGTAGGTCGAGTCCTCTTTCCATAATATTGGTCCAAGCCCAGTAACCCACCTCAAATAGGTCTGGTGCAGGCCCTCACGTCACCCCTTCGGCCTCTCCGCTCCGTATCGTCCGAATCGGCCTACCAAACGATGCGATCCGCCGATCCCAATTTTCTTAAACCCTGAgctgaaattaaaaaccctcCCTAAAAGAGTGTAAGGCGAAAGGCTCAAAACCCGTTTCAACGTTAAAGCTCGGGATATCTTCTCTCATGGCGTCTAGATGTCGATCGATCTCAAGACCTGCTCAAAACTTCCTGAAATCGGCCATGAATAAACCCAGCGGCAAATCCATTCCGTCAACGCGAAGTCGTCTCTTGTCTCCTACCTTTCCAAGGCAATTAATCTGGTTCTTCTCGAAAACAAGTTTGTGTTTTTCCCATTTGGGTTGAGTTTACAATATTTTCATTTGTGCTTTTCAGGTTACCTTCTGAGATGGGTGGTGTCCTATCTCTTCTCCCCTTTCACAGCGCAGTTTCTTCGGCTCGTCTCACATCGTGTCTCGGCATGGACTTGAGTTGTAGATCCCGGTCTCAGGGTATGCTCTGCCGTGCAAATCCTGGAGTTTGATCTCCATTTTTATCTTCGTATGTGTAAGCAACTTTTTTCTCTGATTATTATTTGTTGTCTTCTTAcattaattttttccttttaaataagAACAGAAATGATAGCAACTTGAGAAAATTAGATGAACAAGGCACCAGGGGGCAGATACTCGACAGAATTACCCCAAGAGAGACCCCCCATATACAAAAATCCATAACCCAAACACTAAAACGGTATCATCCATGGACATCTGAAGCTACAGAAGCCATATACAGAGTAGAAACCAGACCCAGTTCTGAAATTCTAGAACCTGAGCATAATTAGTCGTGTAAAATGCCTCTGAGAATAAAATTTGACTTGGAGACCTGTCAATCACTCCACTTTCTTTTCATCCTCAAGAATGCTGTTTCTGTCTTTCCAAAGTGCGTAAACCACAAGGAAAGGAACAATATTCCACAGAATCTTCCCTTAGCAATGAAATTTCAGACCTACCATTCAGAGATCAGAAGTTAAATCTCCAGTGGCACCTTCAACTCTAGCTGCGATAGTTGAACAAAATCTATCAACTCATTTAcatcataaataaacaaataaatagctGATTCCTGGTTGGATTCACAGAAAGCACCACCTCGTAGCTTACTATACACCCGTTGAAGTGCACCTGCATGAAGACCTCAGTCCTTGGTGGAACCTTCTTCCACTAGGCTTTTCTGAGATCCTAATGCAACCTATCTGGAGGCTTCATGTCATAATAATAAGCTTTAACAGAAGAAGGCCCGTTAGAATAGAAATTCCATTTTCTTTGGTTTTCCCAATTCTCTATGATCCAGGACAGATTTGGAAATCTAATACAGGTCTTCCTTTGCTGTCCCACTGCCACCTTTCTGTTAATTGATGAATCCCTATTATGTTTGCGATATAAAAAAGTGGGAAAATTGGGACTGGTAGAAAAATTTtaggggagaggaagagggtggtagcagaagagggaagagagagggggcTTGGCTTCACACCATCTTGGATTCACTCCAAGGTTTGCAGGAATCACTCATACTGCAGAGAGTGGAAGAAATCTCCAAGTGTCAAC
This DNA window, taken from Macadamia integrifolia cultivar HAES 741 unplaced genomic scaffold, SCU_Mint_v3 scaffold3691, whole genome shotgun sequence, encodes the following:
- the LOC122068318 gene encoding protein NONRESPONDING TO OXYLIPINS 2, mitochondrial-like encodes the protein MASRCRSISRPAQNFLKSAMNKPSGKSIPSTRSRLLSPTFPRLPSEMGGVLSLLPFHSAVSSARLTSCLGMDLSCRSRSQGMLCRANPGV